One genomic region from Spirosoma sp. KCTC 42546 encodes:
- a CDS encoding glycosyltransferase family 2 protein, with translation MAEGKRIDTTPLISLITINYKQAVVTCDMLESTRSLTYPRFEIIVVNNGSNDDLAERIQQGNYPHVTLVESTENLGFSGGNNLGIQHANGDYFFLLNNDTIVTPNLLEQLLIPFSKYPDVGVVCPKIRFHDEPTIIQYAGYHPLSQYTGRTWAIGLMEPDKGQYNQPGPTWFAHGAAMLVSREVLKRAGSLDDSFFLYYEELDWSARIRRAGFQIYYQPDALIYHRESMSVGKANAMKVYYHTRNRLWFMRRNVSGLPLLIFYLYYFFLALPKALIQYSLPWQPTYLKAVKDAIAWNLTHTTKPLASVPMPVAVAGN, from the coding sequence ATGGCAGAAGGAAAACGTATAGATACGACGCCCCTGATTTCATTGATTACCATCAACTACAAACAGGCGGTGGTAACCTGCGATATGCTGGAATCGACCCGATCCCTGACGTATCCCCGTTTCGAAATTATCGTCGTCAACAATGGATCGAACGATGATCTTGCCGAACGGATTCAGCAAGGTAACTACCCCCATGTCACGCTGGTTGAGAGTACCGAGAATTTGGGATTTTCAGGGGGGAATAACCTGGGGATCCAGCATGCCAACGGCGACTATTTTTTCCTGCTTAACAACGATACTATTGTCACTCCGAATTTGCTCGAACAACTACTCATTCCATTTTCGAAATACCCAGACGTAGGCGTTGTCTGTCCAAAAATTCGCTTTCACGATGAACCCACTATTATTCAATATGCAGGCTATCATCCGCTGAGTCAGTACACCGGACGAACCTGGGCTATTGGCCTAATGGAGCCCGATAAGGGCCAATACAATCAACCCGGACCAACCTGGTTTGCCCACGGGGCTGCCATGCTGGTAAGCCGGGAGGTACTGAAACGGGCTGGGTCACTTGACGATAGCTTTTTTTTGTATTACGAAGAACTGGACTGGTCGGCGCGGATCCGGCGAGCTGGCTTTCAGATTTATTATCAGCCCGATGCACTCATTTATCATCGTGAATCCATGAGTGTGGGGAAGGCGAATGCCATGAAGGTATATTACCACACCCGCAACCGTTTGTGGTTCATGCGCCGGAATGTTTCGGGCCTGCCACTACTGATTTTTTACCTGTATTATTTCTTCCTAGCCCTCCCTAAAGCCCTGATTCAGTACAGCTTACCCTGGCAACCCACTTACCTCAAAGCGGTAAAAGATGCTATTGCCTGGAATTTGACACATACCACCAAGCCATTGGCATCCGTACCTATGCCAGTAGCCGTAGCGGGTAACTAA
- a CDS encoding response regulator transcription factor: MKKLYNVLVIEDDSFIRKVLRQTLKDDFEVTTKENGMEGMAWLEEGNPVDIVLSDIQMPHMDGKNLIAMLRASPVFKKLPIIMLSTFADSDTRIACLNMGADDYIIKPFNPMEVKTKIATVLRRTETSNVGQTNPD, encoded by the coding sequence ATGAAAAAACTGTATAATGTTCTGGTGATTGAAGATGATTCATTTATCCGTAAAGTTCTCCGCCAGACCCTAAAGGATGATTTTGAGGTAACCACCAAAGAAAATGGCATGGAAGGTATGGCCTGGTTAGAAGAGGGAAACCCTGTCGATATTGTTCTATCGGACATTCAAATGCCCCATATGGATGGTAAAAACCTGATTGCTATGCTACGGGCCAGTCCGGTTTTCAAAAAGTTACCCATTATCATGTTATCGACCTTTGCCGACAGCGATACGCGGATTGCCTGCCTAAACATGGGTGCCGATGATTACATCATCAAGCCGTTCAACCCGATGGAGGTAAAAACCAAGATTGCAACGGTATTACGTCGGACTGAAACAAGCAATGTTGGCCAAACTAACCCTGATTGA
- a CDS encoding chemotaxis protein CheB, whose translation MITADPIDIVVIGGSAGSIPIISDLLQALPKPFRSTVILVVHRLKNTPSELHKLFLGDPVNNVVCEPNDKDPIRPGYVYLAPQNYHLLIETDETFSLDYSEPVHYSRPSIDVTFESVARVFTNRATAILLSGANRDGADGIGRIRSFGGIGIIQDPTTADYPAMPLAAGEQNPGVLILSPEQLKTYLQTLIQPV comes from the coding sequence ATGATAACTGCTGACCCCATCGATATCGTAGTGATTGGCGGCTCGGCTGGCAGCATTCCGATTATCTCCGATCTATTGCAGGCGCTGCCAAAACCGTTCAGAAGTACGGTCATTCTTGTGGTACACCGATTAAAAAATACGCCCAGTGAATTGCATAAACTATTCCTCGGTGATCCTGTTAACAATGTTGTATGCGAACCCAATGACAAAGACCCCATTCGACCAGGCTATGTTTATTTAGCCCCCCAGAACTACCACCTCCTGATCGAAACCGACGAAACGTTTAGCCTGGATTATTCAGAACCCGTTCATTACAGTCGGCCTTCTATTGATGTTACGTTTGAGAGTGTAGCCCGCGTGTTTACAAATCGAGCCACGGCCATTTTACTCAGTGGCGCTAACCGCGATGGGGCAGATGGCATTGGCCGTATCCGTTCATTTGGAGGCATCGGTATCATTCAGGATCCCACTACCGCCGATTATCCAGCCATGCCTCTGGCAGCTGGCGAACAAAATCCTGGCGTACTCATTCTCAGCCCGGAGCAACTAAAGACATATCTGCAAACCTTAATTCAACCTGTATAG
- a CDS encoding glycosyltransferase family 2 protein — MEVLLLICIGLVVYTYLGYGVVVWALIKLRPKRPAVPDLSADYTPEVTLIVPAYNELDCLPAKVANSLGQVYPRDRIRFLFVTEGSTDGSDTWLRTSYGDSIEILGGTERRGKVAAMNMAMQQIKTPIVIFTDANTQLNLEAVRNIVKHFRDPEVGAVAGEKRIQTADSESAAGSGEGLYWKYESQLKRWDAELHTIVGAAGELFAVRTELYEPVSPNTILDDFMISLLIAGHGYRVAYEPDAYALERPSFSIIDEQKRKIRIAAGGFQSIVWLKHLLNPFRYGVLTFEYVSHRVMRWAVTPICLPLILLLNAGLVFRDGWNSAWGLLLLAQILFYGASWLGYVLEKRQLRWKAVFVPFYFTFMNVCALAGLVRYLRGNQSGTWEKVRRANAVNSLT; from the coding sequence ATGGAAGTATTGCTCCTGATTTGTATAGGACTTGTGGTCTATACCTACCTCGGCTACGGTGTGGTTGTATGGGCATTAATTAAGCTGCGTCCCAAACGACCTGCGGTGCCGGATCTGTCGGCAGATTATACGCCCGAGGTAACGTTAATTGTACCTGCCTACAACGAACTCGATTGTTTACCGGCTAAAGTGGCCAACTCACTTGGACAAGTATACCCGCGTGATCGGATTCGGTTTCTGTTCGTTACCGAAGGCTCAACGGATGGTTCTGACACCTGGCTACGGACGAGCTACGGCGATTCAATCGAGATTCTGGGCGGCACCGAACGGCGAGGTAAAGTAGCAGCCATGAATATGGCGATGCAGCAGATCAAGACCCCAATCGTCATCTTTACCGATGCAAATACCCAGTTGAATCTGGAAGCGGTTCGGAACATTGTCAAACACTTTCGAGACCCGGAAGTGGGTGCAGTTGCTGGTGAAAAACGAATTCAAACGGCCGATAGTGAATCAGCTGCGGGCTCTGGGGAAGGTCTTTACTGGAAATATGAATCGCAACTAAAGCGCTGGGATGCCGAACTGCACACGATTGTAGGCGCAGCAGGCGAGCTGTTTGCCGTTCGCACCGAACTCTACGAGCCGGTGTCGCCGAACACCATCCTGGACGATTTCATGATTTCGCTACTGATAGCCGGTCATGGGTACCGGGTTGCGTATGAGCCCGATGCATATGCGCTGGAACGTCCTTCTTTTTCCATTATCGATGAGCAGAAGCGGAAAATCCGGATTGCAGCGGGTGGCTTTCAATCGATCGTCTGGCTTAAACACCTACTGAATCCATTTCGCTATGGCGTACTCACCTTCGAATACGTATCGCATCGGGTCATGCGCTGGGCGGTAACGCCCATCTGCTTACCGCTGATTTTGCTGCTTAATGCCGGTCTGGTTTTCCGCGATGGCTGGAACTCAGCCTGGGGCTTGCTTTTATTGGCTCAGATCCTATTCTACGGGGCATCCTGGCTGGGGTATGTGCTGGAAAAACGACAGCTCCGCTGGAAGGCCGTTTTCGTCCCATTTTATTTTACGTTCATGAATGTGTGTGCGCTCGCAGGTTTGGTTCGCTATTTGCGGGGTAACCAATCAGGCACATGGGAAAAAGTCCGCCGGGCCAATGCGGTCAATTCTCTTACGTAA
- a CDS encoding sugar transferase, whose translation MTAVSETNQPFRVLFVDNDERRIKSFERAFYSQVAVINVPDSWSAISYLDTNEPVDLILFNDNLNTRGFMNAFKAKQSRTKIPIILLTDKERVDLTADPYHGYVIDAFPFNYSETAFQIRLNYLIQKRDYQRDGHTLHKPVTVRIPVGKRVFDIGLSFMILLMISPLLLVVAILVKLDSKGPVFYSSKRVGMGFKIFDMYKFRTMSTGADKLLATMASQNMYNKVAEKTEEEEQCDECKLANIPCQRPLYLDQKQVCEIIYQREQKAKAMFSKFKEDPRVTRLGKILRNTSIDELPQLFNILRGDMSFVGNRPLPLYEAEKLTNIGYARRFAAPAGLTGLWQVTKRGKTKVSDQERIHLDVLYAKRFSLRTDMLILLRTVKAVWQKENV comes from the coding sequence ATGACGGCAGTGAGCGAGACGAATCAACCCTTTCGGGTACTCTTCGTTGATAACGATGAGCGACGAATCAAATCATTTGAGCGTGCATTTTATTCACAGGTCGCTGTAATTAACGTACCAGATAGCTGGTCTGCTATTTCGTATCTGGATACTAATGAGCCCGTTGATCTGATTCTGTTTAATGACAACCTAAATACCCGCGGCTTTATGAATGCCTTTAAGGCAAAACAAAGCCGGACCAAAATACCCATTATTCTGTTAACGGATAAGGAGCGGGTTGATTTAACAGCGGACCCCTATCATGGCTATGTTATTGATGCGTTCCCCTTCAATTATTCGGAAACTGCGTTTCAGATTCGGTTGAATTACCTGATTCAGAAACGTGATTACCAACGAGATGGGCATACACTGCATAAGCCGGTAACGGTCCGCATTCCTGTTGGGAAACGGGTCTTCGATATTGGCCTTTCGTTCATGATCCTTCTGATGATATCGCCCCTCCTGTTAGTGGTTGCGATTCTTGTCAAACTCGATTCGAAGGGGCCGGTTTTTTATAGCTCCAAGCGGGTTGGCATGGGGTTTAAGATATTCGATATGTACAAATTCCGCACCATGAGTACCGGAGCCGATAAGCTATTGGCAACCATGGCCTCGCAGAATATGTACAATAAGGTTGCAGAAAAAACCGAGGAAGAAGAGCAGTGCGATGAGTGTAAGTTAGCCAACATACCCTGCCAGCGACCACTCTATCTGGATCAAAAACAGGTTTGCGAAATCATTTATCAGCGTGAACAAAAGGCGAAAGCGATGTTCAGCAAGTTTAAAGAAGATCCCCGGGTAACTCGTCTGGGAAAAATCCTGCGGAATACCAGCATCGATGAATTGCCTCAGCTTTTCAATATTCTACGGGGCGATATGTCCTTTGTAGGCAATCGGCCATTGCCGTTGTATGAAGCAGAAAAGCTGACAAACATCGGCTACGCCCGCCGATTTGCGGCCCCAGCCGGACTGACTGGACTCTGGCAGGTAACGAAGCGAGGAAAAACGAAGGTATCCGATCAGGAGCGCATTCATCTTGATGTACTGTATGCCAAACGGTTCTCCTTGCGTACGGATATGCTAATTCTTTTGAGAACCGTAAAAGCAGTATGGCAGAAGGAAAACGTATAG
- a CDS encoding ATP-binding protein, with the protein MLPTHPPNDFTILLVDDREENLLALEDMLATDNRIFIKATSGSDALRKVLKNESIGLIMLDVQMPEMDGFEVAQLLKSNPRTKDIAIIFVTAISKDEQYVLKGFGEGAVDYLQKPLDINVTKAKVNVFERLYRYQQELKQSVQQIERINKQLEKFVYVVAHDLKSPLTGIIGAMSLLEMASENPAGIQDELLDYISHSKQASYYMANMINSLLDYSRKSIDQQTIEDVDVQELVEQIAKLLFPPKHITIQIHGPLPLMRTKKLKLQQVLQNLISNAIKYNDKPQGLIEIGYTDFTKHIEFYVRDNGAGIAVDEQDVIFNLFQKTANTTTVESSTGVGLSILKLLVEEQGGRVWVNSTPGQGSTFYFDWSK; encoded by the coding sequence ATGCTACCTACTCATCCTCCTAACGACTTTACGATTTTACTGGTCGATGACCGGGAAGAAAATCTGCTGGCCCTGGAAGATATGCTTGCCACGGATAACCGAATCTTTATAAAGGCCACATCTGGTAGCGATGCCTTACGAAAAGTGCTGAAAAATGAGTCGATCGGCTTGATTATGCTCGATGTTCAAATGCCGGAAATGGATGGTTTTGAAGTAGCTCAACTGCTTAAATCAAACCCCCGAACAAAGGACATCGCCATTATTTTCGTTACCGCCATCAGTAAAGATGAACAGTATGTATTGAAAGGTTTCGGCGAAGGAGCCGTCGATTATTTACAAAAGCCACTGGATATCAATGTGACCAAAGCAAAAGTAAATGTCTTTGAACGCTTGTACCGCTATCAGCAGGAACTAAAACAGAGTGTGCAGCAAATTGAACGGATCAATAAGCAACTTGAAAAATTTGTCTATGTGGTAGCACATGACCTGAAGTCGCCCTTAACAGGTATTATTGGCGCCATGTCATTGCTGGAGATGGCTTCCGAGAACCCGGCAGGTATTCAGGATGAGCTTCTGGACTATATTTCCCACTCAAAGCAAGCCTCTTACTACATGGCAAACATGATCAATTCGCTACTGGATTATTCACGCAAAAGCATTGATCAGCAGACCATTGAAGACGTGGATGTCCAGGAACTGGTTGAGCAGATTGCCAAACTGCTGTTTCCACCCAAACATATTACGATTCAGATTCATGGGCCATTGCCCCTCATGCGTACGAAGAAATTAAAACTCCAGCAGGTATTACAGAATCTGATTAGCAATGCTATTAAATACAATGACAAACCCCAGGGGCTTATTGAAATAGGCTATACCGACTTTACGAAGCATATTGAGTTCTATGTACGTGATAATGGCGCGGGAATTGCTGTAGATGAGCAAGACGTCATTTTTAATTTATTCCAAAAAACAGCGAACACCACAACCGTTGAAAGTAGTACCGGCGTTGGGTTATCCATACTGAAATTACTGGTTGAAGAACAAGGTGGCCGTGTATGGGTCAACTCAACCCCTGGCCAAGGAAGCACCTTTTATTTTGACTGGAGCAAGTAA